From the genome of Haloterrigena sp. KLK7, one region includes:
- a CDS encoding ABC transporter substrate-binding protein, with amino-acid sequence MNRNPTDSVDGVDRRSVLAAGAAGVSLSLSGCIDTVRRVVDRDGNDQLSLSIVTVPADANRESIRIAYHLESHLEAMGVDVSLKVRSRSDFLKAILIDHDFDIYVGQHPADYDPDFLYEALHSTYANEAGWQNPFGFDSMAFDTLLEDQRRADGEQRRQRMTNVLRALADEKPFDPICRPAEYRVANTTRFDGWGEGHLATRRGYLGLEPDTGVERLKALVTDARPSENINPISATVRERGTVIDLLYDSLGTVVDGEVLPWLAESWEWVTDAETGETKSEKTAEPTRETTTARVSLRENCRFHDGEPVTADDVEFTYQFFQDTVLGHAAFPSPPPRYRGHASAIDEIETEDEYTLRITAGAGEDVCKRAFTVPILPRHIWRAELEDRLGDSQEFTAPQGEWGLVTSDSVDPTGSGPYQFKSQSERNHLTLERFDDHFTLREDVEGDHLLAPLVEELRFIVDPGSPSSISRVASGNADVTSSMLAAYSLGDIPEDDPDVERLESPSWTFYHIGFNARVPPCSNLHFRRAVCRLIDKEWVASEVFGGHADPLVAPVTEEWTPDDLAWDGADPETPFAGTDGTLNVNAARDAFQAAGYYTDDENRLQGRY; translated from the coding sequence ATGAATCGTAATCCAACCGATTCCGTCGACGGCGTCGACCGACGCTCCGTCCTGGCTGCGGGCGCAGCCGGGGTCTCGCTCTCCCTGAGCGGATGTATCGATACGGTCCGACGCGTCGTCGATCGGGACGGTAACGACCAATTGTCGCTCTCCATCGTGACGGTCCCCGCAGACGCCAATCGGGAAAGCATCCGGATCGCCTATCACCTCGAGTCGCACCTCGAGGCGATGGGCGTCGACGTCTCCCTCAAGGTGCGTTCGCGCTCCGACTTCCTCAAAGCGATCCTGATCGACCACGATTTCGACATCTACGTCGGTCAGCATCCCGCCGATTACGATCCGGACTTCCTCTACGAAGCCCTCCACTCCACGTACGCCAACGAGGCCGGCTGGCAGAACCCCTTCGGGTTCGACAGTATGGCCTTCGACACCCTCCTGGAGGATCAGCGCCGGGCCGACGGTGAGCAGCGAAGGCAACGCATGACGAACGTTCTTCGGGCGCTCGCGGACGAGAAGCCGTTCGATCCGATCTGTCGCCCCGCCGAGTACCGGGTCGCTAACACCACCCGCTTCGACGGCTGGGGCGAGGGCCACCTCGCGACTCGACGCGGCTATCTCGGCCTCGAACCGGACACCGGCGTCGAGCGATTAAAGGCGCTCGTGACCGACGCTCGGCCGTCGGAAAACATCAATCCGATCTCGGCGACGGTCCGGGAGCGGGGGACGGTCATCGACCTGCTGTACGACTCGCTGGGTACCGTCGTCGACGGCGAGGTCCTGCCGTGGCTCGCGGAGTCGTGGGAGTGGGTGACCGACGCCGAGACGGGCGAGACGAAAAGCGAGAAGACCGCCGAACCGACCCGGGAGACGACGACCGCACGAGTCTCGCTCCGCGAGAACTGTCGGTTCCACGACGGCGAACCCGTTACCGCGGACGACGTCGAGTTCACCTATCAGTTCTTCCAGGACACCGTGCTCGGCCACGCGGCGTTTCCGTCGCCGCCGCCCCGCTACCGCGGCCACGCGAGCGCGATCGACGAGATCGAGACCGAGGACGAGTACACGCTCCGGATCACCGCTGGCGCAGGCGAGGACGTCTGCAAACGCGCGTTCACCGTGCCGATCCTCCCCCGGCACATCTGGCGAGCGGAACTCGAGGACCGTCTCGGCGACTCTCAGGAGTTCACGGCACCACAGGGGGAGTGGGGCCTGGTTACCAGCGACTCGGTCGACCCGACCGGGAGCGGCCCCTACCAGTTCAAGAGCCAGTCCGAACGAAACCACCTCACCCTCGAGCGGTTCGACGATCACTTCACGCTGCGCGAGGACGTCGAGGGGGACCACCTCCTCGCACCGCTCGTCGAGGAACTCCGGTTTATCGTCGATCCCGGCAGTCCGTCCTCGATCTCGCGAGTCGCGAGCGGCAACGCGGACGTCACGTCGTCGATGCTCGCGGCGTACTCGCTCGGTGACATTCCCGAGGACGACCCCGACGTCGAGCGCCTCGAGTCGCCCTCGTGGACGTTCTACCATATCGGGTTCAACGCGCGGGTGCCGCCGTGTAGCAACCTCCACTTCCGACGCGCGGTCTGTCGGCTGATCGACAAGGAGTGGGTCGCCAGCGAGGTCTTCGGCGGTCACGCGGACCCGCTCGTGGCGCCGGTGACCGAGGAGTGGACGCCCGACGACCTCGCGTGGGACGGTGCGGACCCAGAGACGCCGTTCGCCGGCACTGACGGGACGCTCAACGTCAACGCGGCGCGCGACGCGTTCCAGGCGGCCGGCTACTACACTGACGACGAGAATCGACTGCAGGGGCGATACTGA
- a CDS encoding ribonuclease P protein component 4, with protein sequence MDVAAERIERLHELARAAATDDEHDRARYYVRLARRVAERNRLALPREFRRFTCDRCDAYLRPGRNARVRLRDGHVAITCDCGAHTRYPYGE encoded by the coding sequence ATGGACGTCGCCGCCGAACGGATCGAGCGCCTCCACGAACTGGCTCGAGCGGCGGCCACCGACGACGAACACGACCGGGCCCGCTACTACGTCCGCCTCGCGCGCCGCGTGGCGGAACGGAACCGGCTCGCGCTGCCGCGGGAGTTCCGACGCTTCACCTGCGATCGCTGCGACGCGTATCTCCGGCCCGGACGGAACGCTCGCGTTCGACTGCGGGACGGTCACGTCGCGATCACCTGCGACTGCGGGGCTCACACGCGGTATCCGTACGGAGAGTGA
- a CDS encoding YhbY family RNA-binding protein — translation MDTQELKQQAHDLDVTVWVGKSGIDSVVDELDDQLTDRDLVKVKLLRAARAGSSTDEKAADLADRVDAELIETRGHTAVFYR, via the coding sequence ATGGATACACAAGAGCTCAAACAGCAGGCACACGATCTCGACGTCACCGTCTGGGTCGGGAAGAGCGGCATCGACTCGGTCGTCGACGAACTCGACGACCAGCTCACCGATCGCGATCTCGTGAAAGTCAAGCTCCTCCGCGCGGCCCGCGCCGGCAGTTCGACCGACGAGAAGGCGGCGGACCTCGCCGACCGCGTCGACGCCGAACTAATCGAGACGCGCGGGCACACCGCAGTGTTCTATCGATGA
- a CDS encoding mechanosensitive ion channel family protein, translating into MSPAIGLTPVPGQNGLGPIGRTLEETGIANGAVAASAASVLRFAVAIVAIWLVGRTVVLPLIRRALDRRGLDEHAKNPLLMLSRFGVLFFGLAVAFGFAGFGNFLVSMAGIAAAGALAIGLAMQNVISNFVAGVFIYTDRPFRIGDWIEWDNGDYAGVVEDISLRVTRVRTFDNELLTVPNSALTDDVLKNPVDADKLRLKFVFGIGYDDDIERATEIIVDEAERHPDIMDDPAPSVRLTELGDSDVGLQSRFWIANPSRADFVRTRGEYVTAVKRRFDEEGIDIPYPVRTLEGGLRLEERQSIGQPAE; encoded by the coding sequence ATGAGTCCCGCGATCGGTCTCACCCCTGTTCCCGGCCAGAACGGGCTGGGTCCGATCGGTCGCACGCTCGAGGAGACGGGAATCGCCAACGGGGCCGTGGCGGCGAGCGCGGCGAGCGTTCTCCGGTTCGCGGTCGCCATCGTCGCTATCTGGCTCGTCGGTCGCACGGTCGTCTTGCCGCTGATCCGACGGGCCCTCGACAGGCGGGGCCTCGACGAACACGCCAAGAACCCGCTGTTGATGCTGTCGCGGTTCGGCGTGCTCTTTTTCGGACTCGCCGTCGCCTTCGGCTTCGCCGGTTTCGGCAACTTCCTCGTGTCGATGGCCGGCATCGCGGCGGCCGGGGCGCTCGCGATCGGCCTCGCGATGCAGAACGTGATCTCGAACTTCGTCGCGGGCGTGTTCATCTACACCGACAGGCCGTTCCGGATCGGCGACTGGATCGAGTGGGACAACGGCGACTACGCCGGCGTCGTCGAGGACATCAGCCTCCGCGTGACTCGCGTGCGGACGTTCGATAACGAACTGCTGACGGTGCCGAACTCGGCGCTCACCGACGACGTGCTCAAGAACCCGGTCGACGCCGACAAGCTCCGACTGAAGTTCGTCTTCGGGATCGGCTACGACGACGACATCGAACGGGCGACCGAGATCATCGTCGACGAGGCCGAACGTCACCCCGACATCATGGACGACCCCGCGCCCTCCGTCCGACTGACGGAGCTGGGCGACTCCGACGTCGGCCTCCAGTCGCGGTTCTGGATCGCGAACCCGTCTCGAGCGGACTTCGTTCGAACGCGCGGCGAGTACGTCACCGCGGTCAAGCGGCGCTTCGACGAGGAGGGGATCGACATCCCCTACCCGGTCCGCACGCTCGAGGGCGGCCTCCGACTCGAGGAACGGCAAAGCATCGGTCAGCCGGCCGAGTAG
- a CDS encoding DUF2092 domain-containing protein: MESRRAAAVLGVLVLVLTSGCVAVAPPTNDPEPEALFESAFVYGEDLEDVTGEVTVTVNGTNGTSTERLRVAERPYVDYRDEVLESTTPGRVGDQYVSNASMTWWYYPQSGMAQYVEQDEPFDSDAVRADRAERADEYLQWYDLEYQGTEEIADREAHVLDVEAKAEAVERGISLLVGDTEYVYAVETVESPDDLTIVEQKIWIDTEYDYPLKERLVYEGPNGERHELVHQYETVSFNEGLEDETFTFEPPEDAVVQELPSE, translated from the coding sequence ATGGAATCCCGTCGAGCCGCGGCCGTTCTCGGTGTGCTCGTGCTGGTCCTCACGAGCGGCTGCGTCGCCGTCGCACCGCCCACGAACGACCCCGAGCCCGAGGCCCTCTTCGAATCGGCGTTCGTCTACGGCGAGGACCTCGAGGACGTCACCGGAGAGGTCACGGTGACGGTGAACGGCACCAACGGCACGAGTACCGAGCGGCTTCGCGTCGCCGAACGACCGTACGTCGATTACCGGGACGAGGTCCTCGAGTCGACGACCCCCGGCCGAGTGGGCGACCAGTACGTCTCGAACGCGTCGATGACGTGGTGGTACTACCCGCAGTCGGGGATGGCACAGTACGTCGAGCAGGACGAACCCTTCGACAGCGACGCGGTGCGCGCCGATCGCGCCGAGCGAGCCGACGAGTACCTCCAGTGGTACGATCTCGAGTATCAGGGGACCGAGGAGATCGCCGACCGCGAGGCCCACGTGCTCGACGTCGAGGCGAAAGCGGAGGCCGTCGAACGCGGCATCTCGCTTCTCGTCGGCGATACCGAATACGTCTACGCGGTCGAGACGGTGGAGTCGCCCGACGATCTCACTATCGTCGAGCAGAAGATCTGGATCGACACCGAGTACGACTACCCGCTGAAGGAACGACTGGTCTACGAGGGCCCGAACGGTGAGCGCCACGAGTTGGTCCACCAGTACGAAACGGTCTCGTTCAACGAGGGGCTCGAGGACGAGACGTTCACGTTCGAGCCGCCGGAAGACGCCGTCGTCCAGGAACTCCCGTCGGAGTAG
- a CDS encoding MaoC family dehydratase, whose protein sequence is MSSNCPDSDATDSTVTGTPNQQWSSVSKHVVNSYVEANNAVLAAMGLTSSSDAEGPTADGEPGTGEAPVVEVAYSDDAWVMERSTDSYGDLGVGDYVRFTKPIDETDVSAFAQVSGDTNRLHLADEFASQTQFGGRIAHGTLVAGTISAALARFPGLTVYLSQDLEFQAPVEIGETVTAACEIVEELGDTRYRLHTTVENADGTTVIDGEAVVVIDEQPDA, encoded by the coding sequence ATGAGCAGTAACTGTCCGGACTCCGACGCCACCGATAGCACGGTAACGGGAACGCCGAACCAGCAGTGGTCGAGCGTTTCGAAACACGTCGTCAACAGCTACGTCGAGGCGAACAACGCCGTCCTCGCCGCGATGGGCCTGACCTCGTCGTCGGACGCCGAGGGGCCGACCGCGGACGGCGAGCCGGGGACCGGCGAGGCACCGGTCGTCGAAGTCGCGTACAGCGACGACGCGTGGGTCATGGAGCGATCGACCGACAGCTACGGCGACCTCGGCGTCGGCGACTACGTCCGGTTCACGAAACCGATCGACGAGACGGACGTCTCCGCGTTCGCACAGGTCTCGGGCGACACGAACCGCCTGCACCTCGCTGACGAGTTCGCCTCCCAGACCCAGTTCGGCGGCCGGATCGCCCACGGCACGCTCGTCGCCGGGACGATCAGCGCCGCCCTGGCCCGGTTCCCCGGACTGACGGTCTACCTCTCGCAGGACCTCGAGTTCCAGGCCCCCGTCGAGATCGGTGAGACCGTCACCGCCGCCTGCGAGATCGTCGAGGAACTGGGCGATACCCGCTACCGCCTGCACACGACCGTCGAGAACGCCGACGGAACGACGGTCATCGACGGCGAGGCGGTCGTCGTCATCGACGAGCAGCCCGACGCCTGA
- a CDS encoding FAD-dependent monooxygenase produces the protein MSRRGRRSTDSLSVTVSGGSMGGLFAALALEEAGHEPTVYERSTGDLRGRGAGIVAQENVRRFLERRDIADPEAITTASSERRFLARDGDVETSRPDSMVFASWDAVYRRLRDAFPDDRYRMGREVVGVDPGTATAEFADGTDRDADLLVVAEGGQSATRRQLFPGVGPEFASYVAWRGVIDESDLASDVADRFDDAFVFFQGPRLLMLAYFIPGDDGGTAPGERRLNWVWYDTLEGRDRSAVFTDATGTVREITVPPGSLRGPVWDRQLERARDVLPPVFATVVEATPAPFVQAIFDLTSPEMVVDRVCLLGDAAFVARPHTAAGTAKAAGDAVALERDLERRDSLESALSTWNDARTEYGERLVARGRRMGDERLNLAR, from the coding sequence GTGTCTCGACGCGGCCGGCGCTCGACGGACTCGCTGTCGGTGACCGTCTCCGGCGGCTCGATGGGCGGGCTCTTCGCCGCCCTCGCCCTCGAGGAGGCGGGCCACGAGCCGACGGTCTACGAGCGGTCGACGGGCGACCTCCGCGGACGCGGGGCCGGGATCGTCGCCCAGGAGAACGTGCGCCGGTTCCTCGAGCGTCGCGATATCGCCGATCCCGAAGCGATCACGACGGCCTCGAGCGAGCGACGGTTTCTCGCGCGTGACGGCGACGTCGAAACGTCGCGTCCCGACTCGATGGTGTTCGCGTCGTGGGACGCCGTGTATCGGCGGCTGCGAGACGCGTTTCCCGACGACCGGTATCGGATGGGACGGGAAGTCGTCGGCGTCGATCCCGGGACGGCGACCGCGGAGTTCGCGGACGGGACGGACCGCGACGCCGACCTGCTGGTCGTCGCCGAGGGCGGCCAGTCCGCGACGCGTCGACAACTGTTCCCCGGCGTCGGCCCCGAGTTCGCGAGCTACGTGGCCTGGCGCGGCGTGATCGACGAGTCCGATCTGGCATCCGACGTGGCGGACCGATTCGACGACGCCTTCGTCTTCTTTCAGGGACCCCGCCTGTTGATGCTGGCCTACTTCATCCCCGGCGACGACGGCGGAACCGCGCCCGGCGAGCGGCGGCTCAACTGGGTCTGGTACGACACGCTCGAGGGTCGGGATCGATCCGCCGTCTTCACCGACGCGACGGGCACCGTGCGGGAGATCACGGTCCCGCCCGGTTCGCTTCGCGGTCCGGTCTGGGATCGACAACTCGAGCGCGCGCGAGACGTCCTGCCGCCCGTGTTCGCGACCGTCGTGGAAGCGACGCCGGCGCCGTTCGTCCAGGCGATCTTCGACCTGACGAGCCCCGAGATGGTCGTCGACCGCGTCTGCTTGCTCGGCGACGCCGCGTTCGTGGCTCGACCGCACACCGCCGCCGGGACCGCGAAGGCCGCCGGCGACGCCGTCGCGCTCGAGCGGGACCTCGAGCGCCGCGACTCGCTGGAGTCGGCGCTGTCGACGTGGAACGACGCCCGCACCGAGTACGGGGAGCGACTCGTGGCTCGCGGGCGACGGATGGGCGACGAGCGGTTGAACCTCGCGCGCTGA